The DNA sequence GGTAATCATGGCGTTTACAAGCAAACTGAAGGACGCGCATACTACTGTGTTTCCTTCTTCTGAAATGCTGGGGAAATCAAAAACCTTCCCGGCAGCTTTGGAATGGGTAAAAGAAGGACTGGTTGTCACCAAAAGTTTTGACTCTTCCCTAAAGGCTGGAGATCTTATACTAAAAATGGGCGGGAGTTCTCCTGAGGAATTGAATGAAAAGTTGAGCAAGCTGATTTCTGCAGAAAATGAATATTGGGAGAAAAAAACCAGCTTAGCATTGCTGCACTACGAAATCTTTCTTAAAGAAGCATCAATCGCTGAAAAGGACGATACAGTCAAAGCAACGATTGAACGAGATGGAAAACAGCTTAAGGCTGAAGTGAAATTATTAGAAAACAATTACAGCACCACTGGCCAATCAAAAGAATGGTTCAACTGGGAGATCCAGCAAGATCGGAATATAGCATATTTCAATCTGGACACATGCTTAGATACAATAGGCTATCAGTCTGCAGTAGACTCTTTTTTTCAGGAAACAGTTGAAAAAGGTATTGATAACATCGTTATTGACCTGAGGGGTAATGCTGGTGGAGATACGGACGTGACAAATAGTTTTCTCAAGCATCTTCCTGCTGCGAATATTCAAAGTATAGGATATATAACGAAGTACTCTAGCGAAGCGGCAAAAAAATATAGCTACAGACGGACTAAAGGTATGCCGAACATACCCTCAAGCAAAGTTGAAAATTTACAGGAGCCTCCTATATTCACTGGCAAGATTTATATTGCTTCAGATAGCGGCACATTCAGCTCTGCTGCTCAATTTGCAGTTATACTTCAGGACAACAATCTGGCTGAAGTCATCGGTGAACCTCCAGGCGGAAATCCGGAAGGCTTTGGCGATTATATTATCTTGAGCCTTCCATACAGCAAATTTGACCTAGGAGTTTCCCACAAGGAGTATTTCAGGCCCAATCCTGAAAAAAGCCATATCCCTTACATTGAACCAGATATATTGATAGAAAAAACAAGGAAAGATATCATCTCCGGACGGGATGGCCAGCTTGAACGGATTTTGGATTATGTAGAAAAGAATGGGCAGAGTTAACAAGAAGATTTGCGTAGAAAAAAAGTGAAAAGGACCTTCTCAAAAGGTCCTTTTCATCTGGCCATATAAAGAAGCAAAGCAACCGCAATATTCGGAAGTCCTATTAAAATAGAGGCAGCCGCTGTTCTTCTGCGCTTTTTTCTCTGCTCCGGAGGTTCTTCCACATGCAAATCAGCTTTGTACCTATGGGGTCCCATAATGATGCCTGAAATAAGAATGGATATTCCCAGGAAGAGCAGTCCAAGGGCTCCGGTCACCAAATGGGCATATTCCAAAATCTCTAATAATAACGAAGCTATAACACCAAGGATGGATATGAAAATCCCTATCAATAAATATTTCAAGCTGTTTCCCCCTTTTCCTTAGTTATAATACGAATCAGGCATCCATTCGGTTTCAGTTTATAGAAAATTCGAAATCATTAACTTTCTTTTTGGATTAACATTAGAGCTGAGGCAAGTTCCCTCTGTGTCAATGGTAATCTCCTTTTTGTCTCTTCATTTCCCAATACTGCATCTTCCGCAAAAAAAGCTGCGAAAGGTTGCCGCTGTCTTCTAGGAATCACATGAAGGTGAAAATGGTTCAGGTCATTGAAGATTCCTCTTTTTTGGCAAAGAGTAATACCGTCAGGTTTATAGAGCCGCTTTATCACTGTTGACAAATGCTGGGCAGCTCGAAAAACAGCCACGGCTGATTCTTCATCCAGATCAGTCAATTCTTCTGCATGCTTTTTGGGCAGAATCAGAACATGCCCCTCCCCGAATGGATCATGATCCAAGATACAGGAAATCAGGTTGTTTTCATATATTATAAAAACCGGCTCACTCTTGTGTGCCAGCCGGCATCCAAGACAATCATCCATAAACACCAGGGTCCCCCATTTTTCTTACAGTTATTGTCTCTATACACCTATCCAAATATTAACATATTTCTCAGCGAATGTTATAATACTCACTAAACATCTGAAAATAGTAATTCCGATTTTAGCGCGAATCATGCCTATTAAACTAATAAAATGAAAATAACTGTCGCCGGAGGTCCTTATGAGCTATAAAATTATATTTTTCGATGTGGATGGGACAATCACCCATCATGAAGACGGAAGCATTTCAGATAAGATGAAGGAAACGATATTTAAGCTGAAAGAGCAAGGGATCAAGGTTGCTGCTGCGACCGGCAGGCCCTTGTCATTGTGCAGGGAGATTGAGGAGCTTGGCATTGATACATTTGTGACTGCAAACGGCGGATATGTTAAGCACCGTGATCAGGTCATCCATAAGGTAACGCTTGATCCGCAGGTCATCCGCGATGTGGCTGCCTTTTCCCTAGCAGAAAACCATGGTTTATCCTACTTTACGGAAGAATTCAGCACCAATGGCGTACAAAGCGAAGAAATTCTAAAGACACTGAAGGAGACGCTGGCCTTCACAGATTATCCTCCCTTCTATGAAAATATCCATGAACAGGAAGTCTATTTAATGTGCCTGTATGCAAACGAAGAAATGATGGAAAAATACATTCGCGCTTTCCCCGATCTTTCTTTTCAAAGATGGCATCCGTTTATAGCAAATGTGCTCCAGAAGGAAGTTTCCAAGTCTTTAGCCATCATGAAAGTGCTTGAATTCTTTGAGATTGAGCCATCAGAGATGGTTGCTTTCGGAGATGGAAACAATGATATCGATATGCTTGAACTGGCCGGTCTCGGGATAGCAATGGGGAATGGAACTGATGAGCTAAAAGCCATTTCTGATTTTGTCACCCGCAAATCCAGTGAGGATGGCATCGGATACGCTTTAAAAAAATTTGGGATGCTGGAGTGAATTTGAAAAATAATCTTGCCTTCAAACAGCATTCAGCCGTTAAAATGAACCCTGGATTCTATAATCTAGGGTTCTTTGAATCAGGCACTATATGATAAAATTCTTTAAACCAATCGGCAAACTTTTCGAGACCCTCGTCAATGGTGGTTACAGGCTTGTAGTTAATCAGTTTCTCCAGATCATCAACTTTGGCATACGTCTCCTGTACGTCCCCCGGCTGCATAGGCTTGAAGATCTTAATTGCCGGGATGCCCAATTTGTCTTCAAGAACCCTGATGAATTCTTTCAGCTCAACAGGCTGGCTATTGCCAATATTATAAATACTGAACGGCAAAGACTTCTCCGGTCTTCTCTCCATCAGCCGCCAAATTGATTCTGTTACATCATCCACATAGGTGAAATCTCTCTTCATATTGCCATAATTGTAAACTTCGATCGGCTCTTTTTTGACTATTTTCTCGGCAAATCTGAAATACGCCATATCCGGCCTTCCCCAAGGGCCATAAACAGTAAAAAACCTGAGGCCGGTTGCAGGAACTTTATATAGATGGCTGTATGTGTATGCCATTAGCTCATTGGCTTTCTTCGTCGCTGCATATAAACTTACAGGCTCGTCTGTCCGATCCTCCACTGAAAAGGGGATGGTTTTGTTATTTCCATAAACTGAACTGGAGGAAGCGTAAAGCAGGTGGTCAATTTTATATTTACGGCAGCATTCTAATATATTCATAAATCCAGTCACATTTGATTGGATATAGGCATGTGGATTTAACAGACTGTAGCGGACGCCCGCCTGGGCTGCGAGGTGAACGACGATTCGAGGCTCATGCTGTGTAAAAAGAGATTCAAGCAGCCTTTGGTCTTCAAGTGATCCTTTTGTAAAATAAAAACCAGAATAGTTATTTAATAATTGGAGTCTTGAATATTTCAGATCCTGATCATAATAGTCATTTATAGTGTCCAGGCCAAGTACGGGGAGGCCTTTTTCGAGCAGCTTTTTTGATAAATGAAAGCCAATGAATCCTGCACAGCCAGTAATAAAAATAGGATTTTTCTTCTGATGCACCCTTCAGACTCCTTTCCTTCATGCTTTAAAATGAACTTATGCCGACCCCTTTATAAATAAAACCCGCTCTTTTCATAGCTGAAGGGTCCAGGGCATTGCGTCCATCAAATAAATGGCTTCCTGACGCAAGCACTTTCGCCTTTTCCCAATCCATTTCTACTATTTCGTTCCACTCGGTAACAACCAGAATCGCTTCTGCGTTTTTCACTGCTGCTAAAGGCGAAGAGGCATAAAGAATATCAGGATAGATTTTTTTCATATTTTCTGTTCCTTTTGGATCAAAAGCTGTTATGATAGCTTTCTTATGCAGGAGGAAATCTATTATTCTAAGCGAGGATGCTTCCCTGATGTCATCAGTTTGAGGTTTAAAAGTGAGGCCGAGCAGAGCGATTTGTTTCCCTTCTAATGGTCCAAGAGCATCTGTAACCTTTTCCAGGAACCATTCAGCCTGGGTATCGTTAACATTTGAAACAGCCGTAAGAATATCCATAGGGGTTTTCTTTTCCGAGGCCATGGCAAGCAAAGCCTTTAAGTCCTTTGGAAAGCAGGAACCACCGTATCCTATCCCCGCTCTAAGAAACTGCGGGCCAATCCGGCTGTCAAGACCCATTCCTTTTGCGACCTCATTAATGTTTGCCCCTGTTTTTTCGCATAGCCGTGCCAGTTCATTGATAAAGGATATTTTTGCAGCTAAAAACGCGTTCGAAGCATATTTAATCATTTCCGCGTCTCTTACTGATGTAAATAAAATAGTTGAGGAAACATCTTTATATAATCTTTCCATTGCTTTTTGGCATGGGCCCGGCTCGCATCCTATTACTATTCTTTCAGGATGGAGGGCATCCTCTAAAGCCTTCCCCTCTCTCAGGAACTCAGGATTTGAGACAAGGTCAAAAGGAATTTTTTTATCTTTTTCTGCAATCGCACTCCCTATTATTTTTTTGATATGGTCACCGGTGCCTACAGGAACGGTACTCTTAATGACAATAATTTTATAATCGTTCAGAAGTCCCCCAATCGACCTGGCAGCAGCCTCCACATAGGATAAATCGGCTTCTCCTTGAGGCGACGATGGTGTGCCGACTGCAATAAAAATATAATCACTTTTCCTTATACATTCTTCTAAATCACCTGTGAATAGTAGATTCCCATTTAGCTGAAGCTGCTGGAACTCGTTTTCTAACCCATCTTCATAAAAGGGAAGTCTATTCTGCTTCATCATGCTGATTTTTGTGGGATCCTGATCCATTACGAACACTTTGTGGCCGTATTTGGCAAATGCCACACTTGTCGTAATTCCGACATAGCCGGCTCCAATTACTCCTATATTCATCTTTTCACCCCGAATCCACTTCTGTCATTGCATTCCAGAAAGGTAATTTTCTATAAACTATGGCAGCCGGTACAGACTTGCAACCGTCAAAAACCCAGCAGAATGCAAACTCTAATGTGATTGATCTTCGAGGGCAAGCTTTCTGAGATAGCTTGAAATCTCTGCTTTCAGATCTTCCCGCTCTAACGCAAAATCGATCGTTGCCCTGATAAAGCCTGCCTTTGTTCCGATATCATATCGCTGCCCCTGGAAGCCGCAGGCTAGGACTGTTTCTGATTTATTTAAAATGTTCAGTGCATCTGTCAGCTGAATTTCCCCGCCAGAGCCTGGCGGTAAATCTTTAAGAATGCTGAAAATTCCTGGCGTTAAAATATATCGGCCCATAATAGCCAGCCTGGAAGGAGCCAATTTCTTTTTTGGCTTTTCTACCAATGCTTCTATATTGAACACATCTTGCTCTAAATTTCTGTTTATCGGTTTGATGATTCCATATTTTGACACATCCTCTTCAGCTACCTGCTGTACTCCTGCAACAGAACAATGATGGAGGTCAAAAACTTCTATAAGCTGCCGCAGGCAGGGTATCCTGGATTTGACAATATCATCACCGAGGAGGACAGCAAACGGTTCGTTGTTAACAAAACTTCTTGCACAGTAGATAGCATCGCCGAGTCCTTTCGGTTCTTTTTGGCGGATATAATGAATATTGGCCAGCTGGGATATTTTTTGGACCTCTTTTAACAGGCTTTGCTTGTTTTTTTTATAAAGGGTTTCTTCAAGCTCATAGGACTTATCAAAATGGTCTTCAATTGAACGCTTGCTCCGTCCGCTGATGATAATAATATCCTCTATTCCTGACAGCACCGCTTCTTCGACAATATATTGGATGGCCGGTTTGTCCACGATCGGAAGCATTTCCTTTGGCAATGCTTTTGTTGCAGGGAGGAATCTTGTTCCAAGTCCGGCAGCCGGTATGATTGCTTTTCTAATTTTCACCTGTCCTTCTCCTTTCCTAAGAATCTCATCATACTTGTTAACTATTTCTATGACAAAACAGACTAATGCGCATGTGGGATAGCACAGGTGTACAAAATATTGGTGAATATTCTAAAAAAACGGGGGAGCTGTCCTATACAAAAGTCTTTTAAAATCATAATTTAGTAAAAAGTACTCTCCCTTCAAATGACCCTGCTTTAATCCAACAAAGCTAAAATTCCGGCCAGGAGCTTATTACAGAAACTCTTTCGTTATTAATTTTGAGGGAAACTGCTTTTTAATTTTAGGAGGGATAGCGTGGAAAGGATAGAAATTGTCCCATGGGAAGTAACTGATTCCATGCATGAATTTTTTGTTCCAGAATATATTAACGAGCTTGCTGCCGAAGTTCTCAAATCCTACGACCTTTCCGTTCAGAGCATTACGGTGGTCACAACGAAGCCGGATAAAGGCGGAGCCATATGGAAGCTTGAAACCGGCTCTGGCCCGAAAAGCTTAAAGCTTTTGCACCGAAGACCCACAAGGAGCCTTTTCAGCCTCGGAGCCCAGGAGTACTTGGTTGATGTCCAGGATGCCAGGGTCCCGCCCATCTATAAAACAAAGGAAGGGCATAACTATGTTGAAGCAGGAGGAAAGCTCTGGTTTGCAGCTGAGTGGATAGAGCCCCTGGCGCCTGTTACCAAGGATTTGGAGGGTGCGAGGCAGCTTTGCTATGCACTTGGAGAGTTCCATCGCTTAAGTAAGGGATATACACCCCCTCCATCTGCTGAAATTGCTTCAAGAGTTTTAAAATGGCCGAAAAGCTACCAGAAAGTCCTCAACAAAATGGACTGGCTCCGAAATATAGCTGCTGCTTATAAAGAAATGCCGGCAAGCGAAAGTTTAAAAAACGCAGTCGGCCATTTTGAAGAACAGGCTAAGCAGGGAATAGAAAAACTAAAATCTTCAGCTTATGGCGATCTTGCAGCACATGGGAATGAGTTCTGGGGACTCGTGCATCAGGACTACGGCTGGTCTAATGGCCAAATGGGTTCTGGGGGGATGTGGATTATTGATCTTGACGGAGTTGCGTATGATTTGCCAATCCGCGATTTAAGAAAACTAATAACAGGTTCAATGGCAGATTTGTACAGATGGGATATTACTTGGGTAAGGGAAATGATCAAAGCCTATCACGAAGCATACCCAATATCTCCTGAACTATATGACCTGTTATTGATAGATCTTTCCATGCCTAATGAATTTTATAAGAATTTAAAGGAAGCAGTATATGAACCTGAATTATTCCTGAATGAACAAACAACACAGCTAATACAGACAATCCTGGACACAGACCAGACGAAATGGCCTGTGCTGGAGGAAATTCAAAATGACTGGAAGGGAGCCCAATCACTATGAAAATATTAATGATCTGTACGGAGAAACTTCCTGTTCCTCCAGTTCTGGGCGGGGCAATACAAACCTATATCTCCGGAGTCCTTCCTCATATAGGAAAACATCATGATATTACTGTCCTTGGAATCAGCGATCCTTCCCTTCCCGATCAGGAAACACTGGACGGCATTGATTATGTGCGGGTTCCCGGCAAATTATTTGACCTTTATCGTGACGGAGTAGTTGGCTATATAGAAAAAAATCAATTTGACCTGATCCACGTCTTTAACAGGCCCCGCCTGATCCTTCCCGTTCGAAAAGCGGCCCCTCAGGCTAAAATTACCTTGAGCATGCATAATGATATGTTCGGTCCTGATAAAATAGCCCCCGAAGAAGCTGCGGCAGCACTAGAAGAGATTTCAAATATTGTTACGGTCAGCAATTATATCGGAAATGTGATTAAGGATCTTTATCCTCAGGCTGCGCCAAAGCTGCAAACGATTTATTCAGGAGTAGATACCCAGCGCTTCCTGCCGGGAAATCATCCAAAAATGCAGAAAATCCGAAACGAACTCAGAAATGCTCATGGGCTTGAAAACAAAACCGTTCTTTTATTTGCCGGGCGGCTCAGCAACAACAAAGGTGTTGACAGGCTGGTCAGGGCGCTGCCACAACTTTCACAAAAATTTAAGGATCTGGCTTTAGTTATTGTCGGCAGCAATTGGTTCAGCCAAAACCATGTCACAGATTATGTCGCCTATGTCAGGGCATTGGCAAGTAAACTCCCGATACCTGTTGTGACAACAGGTTTTGTCGCACCGAGCGAAATTCATAATTGGTTTGCAGCCGCAGACATGTTCGTCTGTACTTCTCAATGGCAGGAGCCGCTTGCGCGGGTTCATTATGAAGCGATGGCTGCTGGCCTTCCTATTGTCACTACCGCACGGGGAGGCAATCCGGAAGTTATATTACCAGGTGAAAATGGCTTGATTGTTGAAAATCCTGAAGATCCTGACTGTTTTACAGAAAAAATTTCTAATATTCTTTCCAGCAAACCATTGATGAAGAAAATGGGGCAAAAAGGGAGAGAATTGGCAGTATCTCAATATGAATGGCCGAGGGTCGCCTCTGAGCTGCTTGGCATCTGGGAGAGAACAAAATTTACGACTTATGGTGCAGCACCAGAAGCAGGGACAATTCCGGTGGTTCAGGAAACTCCATCCAATACCTCAGTCAGGGAAATCACAAATTCTGCCCAAGATCGTAACGAAGCTGCACCCCTGACTGAGAAGACTTCCTTTGAAGATAAAAAAGAAAGGAAAAAACCTCTTAAAGAAATGCCGGTAAAACAGAAGCAGAAAAAACCCAGCCCTGAAAGTATGGATTCTGCCAAGAGTAAGCGAAGCAGCAGAGAACTGCTTAAGCTATTGCAGGATGAATCTATGAAAAAGGAAAAACATGATTCAATTTACAAACTAATAAGGAACAAAAAAGACAATATTTCAGAGGTGAACATGAAAGAGACAGTCAATGATGCCGTCTCCTCCGTAAATTCAAAAGCAGGCAAAGTAAATTCTGAACAGCCACATACAAAAGAGACAACAAAAAACGATAGGCTTAGGGGTATTGTCAGAGAATGGATCAGGGAATCCGCAAAAACGACCCTGGACCGTCTCAAGGAAGAACAAACAAAAAAAGAAAGAAGTACTAATCGAAAGTAAGAATAACTATATTGCCCGCCGTACTTAAAAGGCGGGCTATTTGGGTTGCATATATATGTAAATAGAAAAATCCTCCTTAGCAAAATATTAATGCTGCCAAGGAGGATTGCTTTCAATCTTAATTACATTACAATTCTTCAATCTTCTTTTGGATAGTAACAAAAACCGGACACCCAGCAGTAAGCAGCTGGGTCAGGCCAAGTTTTGTATGTCTAATATTATAGTGCCATTCGGTCAAGTATGAAAGTCTCAATGAGCTTACGTCTTCTGATTCGCTTGTTCTCTGCCTCATTTCCTGATGAGGCAGCTTCTGTATCAACAAGCTGAGCATCTTCGTCGTCTTCTTCATCATCTTCATCTTCATCTTCATCTTCATCGTCATCATCTTCATCTTCATCGTCATCATCATCTTCATCATCTTCATCTTCATCATCTTCATCTTCATCTTCGTCTTCGTCTTCATCTTCTTCTTCATCTTCGTCTTCATCTTCGTCTTCTTCTTCATCTTCGTCTTCGTCTTCTTCTTCTTCGTCTTCTTCCTCATCTTCTTCTGCTAAGTCTTCTCCTTCTTCACCATCTCTTTCAAATTCTGTCTCAGTTCCATCTTCAAATTCAACTTTTAAAGTGACTTCCCCGACAGCTTCATTGTTCATTGAACCTGACAGAAAGCTCAACACATCTTCATAGGTTGAGTTTTCATTCAGTTCAATTCCCTCCGTGAACTCGATCTTGATTTTGGCCTTTACAACTTCTTTAGACATTTCTCTTTCCTCCCTTGGAGCTTTCTTGTTTAATACCTATAAGCTTTTGAATATACATGTCCAAAATTGTCATCAGGGTTTCTGAATCCTTAGTATTAGAATATGTTTCTCTTAAAAACTTGATATAGGACAACTTTCTCATGTTGCGTCTTTATATAAAAATTGGGTAAATGCCCCTGCTGCCTAAGAGCTGACTTGCCAAAACAGAAGCATGAAAAAAAGCATCAAAATGATGCTGAGATTGGGTTCTATATTTTTTGGGAGGTTATTTCCCTTCTGAAGTATTCTCCAAGTATCAAAAACGAAGACTCTTTATAATACAATCACCTAAAAATTTGAGCCCCCATGATCCCTGTTGTCTCCCATCATATAATTGGAATCATCGCCAGGCTTGGCATGAGGATGTGTGACATTGGGCGGGTTATTATTTATTTTCTTTCGCCGCCAGTCGATCAGAAAGGCAAATCCAAGGACAAGGAATATGAAAATAAACAGAAACCAAATCATGATTCTCCTCCTTTTCCATAGTACTCCAGCGGGATTTTCAACTTGCCAATTATCAGTGTATGATCCTCATCCACTTCATATGACATCTTAATTAGTTTATTCTGGCTCTTTTCAGCGAGTTTCGAATCGTCTCTAAATTCTTTTCCCTCTTTATAAACATACGGTAAAACCCTGCTATAGACCTTTACGGCCACACCATCATAATCTTTTTGCGGTATTTCATAGCTAAATCCGGTGATGGCATAATCTGTACCTTCAATGATCGTATAATTTTCTGCAAACATGAGCCTTGGCAGGATGGATACAAGAATGATAAGCAGCAGAAGCACCGCTGCCATCCCAGGTATGCTTTTGTTTTTAAAGTATATTCCCGCAACCAGTGTGAACACAAAGACCATCAGAAAGTCGGGAACCAATGCTGCCATCTGCAGGTCCTGCCCTTCTGGTCCGATAAGAGCGAAGCCTGCCGCCGACAGAATGATCATGGCCAGTCTAATGAGGAGATACATTCCCGTAATTCCCAATAATGTTAAACAAAAAAAAGAGAGGATATAATGATAAGGACGCCCACTGGCATTCATCGCTAGACCTCCTTCTATCTGGCTTTTTCAAATACAATGAAGTGAAGAAAAGGTAAGCCTTCAAAACATCGACGCAAGCAGCAGCTCATTCTCTCTCATAAATTCCCTATGCTTCTCTGCCCCCCTCTTCTGCCCCCAGCCGACAGAACAAAATGCATCAAAGAACTTATAAAAAGGAAGGATGCTTTCCAGATCAATCATGGGACTTATGGTTTCATAGCCTTCTGTATAAGCCTGCCTGGAACCTTCATGACGTTCCCAGACATCCCGGTTTATCTTAGAAAAGTCCATTTCAGGAGATCCGGAACGGGCACTTTCAAAATCGATGATACCTGCCACATTATTGTCTTTCACCAGAATATTTCCCGGCCTGAAATCCATGTGGATGATACAAGGGCCATCAGGGGCGGGAAGTTCCTGCAAACTTTTATAAAAATGCTTCTGAGACATTTCAAGCAGACTATCAGGAAGCACCTTGGAGGCATGCAGGCCGAAATGTTCGAATGTCTCTCTGACCATTTCTCTCCACGCCTTAGGATCAAAGCAGGAATATGCCTTAGGAAGCGGCGCATTATGCAGCATTGCATGGTGCCTGCCAATCTTGAAGGCAAGATCCCCGTCCATACTCCGGGTGCATGGTTCGCCTTCGATTCCTTCAAGCAGCAGTGCACCTGCCATTTTTTCATCCCCTTCCCAATGATCAAGGACAGCAGGCACCGGGACATGTCCTCTTAATAATTGGAGCATTTCCAGTTCTCTTTCAAGCTTCTCCCTGGAAAATGGAATTTTCAAATATATCGTCTGTCCTCCATTAAGTACTAATTTGTACACAGTTGAACTGAAAGACTCGGGAACATTGCTGATTTGCTTTACACATATTTGAAATCGGTCAATATATTTCTGCATATATTCCATGGGTTCTCCTATTCTGCTATAAGCTTTTTACATAGCCTGTGCTTTTGGCCGCATAACCTGCGCTTAAATAAAACTGATGCGCTATTTCACGTTCTTCGCGGTTGCCGCTGTTCAGCACAATTCCTCCTGCGCCAAGCTTGACGGCCTTTTCCTCCATCTTAGCCAGGAGCATTTTACCTATGCCTGACCCGCGGAAATCTTTGTGTATGACTAGCGCAGTCACTCGTGCATACAGACTGTCCTGGGTATACAGATAGCCTGTGTGAAAGCCAATCATTCCCATTAAGCTGTCTTTCGATACTGCAGCTAAAGTATAATGATCAGCAAGTGTTTGAATCTTCTTAAATCGATCTGCCATCCTTTCGATCGATACTGGATAGCCGAGCTGCTCTATTAGTTCAGTCAGCTCCGGAATATCTTCATATCTGGCCTCCCTGATTTCCATTTTTATCTCCTTTTATGGTTGCTTTTGTTTTTACATTCGACTAAAGAATAGGAAAAACCTCTTAAAAAGTAATTTATTGTAAAATAAAAGCAGGGTCAGTGCCCTGCTTTTCCTTCCAGTTCAATCTTTATGTTTTTGCTGCTGAATATGG is a window from the Bacillus infantis NRRL B-14911 genome containing:
- a CDS encoding glycosyltransferase family 4 protein, whose amino-acid sequence is MKILMICTEKLPVPPVLGGAIQTYISGVLPHIGKHHDITVLGISDPSLPDQETLDGIDYVRVPGKLFDLYRDGVVGYIEKNQFDLIHVFNRPRLILPVRKAAPQAKITLSMHNDMFGPDKIAPEEAAAALEEISNIVTVSNYIGNVIKDLYPQAAPKLQTIYSGVDTQRFLPGNHPKMQKIRNELRNAHGLENKTVLLFAGRLSNNKGVDRLVRALPQLSQKFKDLALVIVGSNWFSQNHVTDYVAYVRALASKLPIPVVTTGFVAPSEIHNWFAAADMFVCTSQWQEPLARVHYEAMAAGLPIVTTARGGNPEVILPGENGLIVENPEDPDCFTEKISNILSSKPLMKKMGQKGRELAVSQYEWPRVASELLGIWERTKFTTYGAAPEAGTIPVVQETPSNTSVREITNSAQDRNEAAPLTEKTSFEDKKERKKPLKEMPVKQKQKKPSPESMDSAKSKRSSRELLKLLQDESMKKEKHDSIYKLIRNKKDNISEVNMKETVNDAVSSVNSKAGKVNSEQPHTKETTKNDRLRGIVREWIRESAKTTLDRLKEEQTKKERSTNRK
- a CDS encoding aminoglycoside phosphotransferase family protein, whose amino-acid sequence is MEYMQKYIDRFQICVKQISNVPESFSSTVYKLVLNGGQTIYLKIPFSREKLERELEMLQLLRGHVPVPAVLDHWEGDEKMAGALLLEGIEGEPCTRSMDGDLAFKIGRHHAMLHNAPLPKAYSCFDPKAWREMVRETFEHFGLHASKVLPDSLLEMSQKHFYKSLQELPAPDGPCIIHMDFRPGNILVKDNNVAGIIDFESARSGSPEMDFSKINRDVWERHEGSRQAYTEGYETISPMIDLESILPFYKFFDAFCSVGWGQKRGAEKHREFMRENELLLASMF
- a CDS encoding GNAT family N-acetyltransferase — its product is MEIREARYEDIPELTELIEQLGYPVSIERMADRFKKIQTLADHYTLAAVSKDSLMGMIGFHTGYLYTQDSLYARVTALVIHKDFRGSGIGKMLLAKMEEKAVKLGAGGIVLNSGNREEREIAHQFYLSAGYAAKSTGYVKSL